A DNA window from Paenibacillus sp. HWE-109 contains the following coding sequences:
- the prli42 gene encoding stressosome-associated protein Prli42, which yields MLQNKRWFKVVIYIMLIVMLLSSLLFTAGLFFTS from the coding sequence TTGTTACAGAATAAACGTTGGTTCAAAGTTGTGATCTATATTATGCTGATCGTCATGCTCTTATCCAGCCTATTGTTTACTGCCGGACTATTTTTTACTTCCTAA
- a CDS encoding DUF2627 domain-containing protein, whose protein sequence is MRAPFYRFIAILLLVIPGLTATYGFLAMKDAFFAQFDPDGHLLWGKFILGLILFLLGVAFIGGWTFFRDRKRNYLAPRFKPKRRK, encoded by the coding sequence ATGAGAGCCCCATTTTACCGATTCATCGCCATTTTACTTCTTGTTATACCCGGTCTAACCGCTACTTATGGGTTTCTGGCCATGAAGGATGCCTTCTTCGCCCAATTTGATCCAGATGGTCATCTCCTGTGGGGGAAATTCATTCTGGGCCTTATTTTATTTCTATTAGGTGTGGCTTTTATTGGCGGATGGACCTTTTTTCGTGATCGCAAACGCAACTATTTGGCACCGCGCTTTAAGCCAAAACGTCGTAAATAG
- a CDS encoding M20/M25/M40 family metallo-hydrolase: MIQQNRLVEQFISLVKVDSETGFEQDICVVLKEKFIQLGLHVVEDDSKAKSGHGSGNLICTLEATDSNAAIPTIFFTSHMDTVAPGKGIKPQIGEDGYIRSDGTTILGSDDKAGIAAMMEGIQVLKEQNIPHGRIQFVITAGEESGLKGARAMDRSMMEAEFGFALDSNGSIGDIATAAPGRAEIEIIFHGKSAHAGVNPEDGISAIQVASKAVSRMSLGRIDNETTANIGSFSGVGPLNVVCDKVKMEAEARSIVQHKLEAQIAAMKQACESAAADAGTTCEFNAEIVYASYMHDDSAPIVQLTSRALATLGLTAKTFHSGGGSDANIFNGMGIPTVNLAVGYLEIHTVKEHIAISDLVKTAELVVALVKEAANV; this comes from the coding sequence ATGATTCAACAGAACCGATTAGTGGAACAATTTATTTCACTTGTGAAAGTCGATAGCGAGACTGGCTTCGAGCAAGACATTTGTGTCGTGCTCAAAGAAAAGTTCATTCAACTAGGCCTGCATGTGGTAGAAGATGATTCCAAGGCCAAAAGCGGTCATGGATCTGGGAATTTGATCTGCACCCTGGAAGCTACCGACAGCAACGCTGCGATTCCGACGATATTCTTTACGTCCCACATGGATACGGTAGCTCCTGGCAAAGGCATTAAACCGCAAATCGGGGAAGACGGGTACATCCGCAGCGATGGCACCACAATTCTGGGCAGTGATGACAAAGCGGGAATTGCCGCGATGATGGAAGGTATTCAAGTGCTGAAAGAGCAGAATATTCCGCATGGCCGCATTCAATTCGTTATTACCGCAGGGGAAGAAAGCGGTCTGAAAGGCGCTCGCGCCATGGATCGCAGTATGATGGAGGCGGAATTCGGCTTTGCGCTTGATTCCAATGGCAGCATCGGGGATATTGCGACCGCGGCTCCTGGGCGTGCCGAAATCGAAATTATTTTCCATGGCAAATCGGCTCATGCCGGTGTTAATCCAGAAGATGGCATCAGCGCGATCCAAGTTGCTAGCAAAGCGGTTTCCCGCATGTCATTAGGTAGAATCGACAATGAAACAACAGCGAACATTGGCAGCTTCTCTGGCGTAGGTCCGCTGAACGTGGTCTGCGATAAGGTGAAGATGGAAGCGGAAGCTCGCAGTATTGTTCAGCACAAGTTGGAAGCGCAGATTGCCGCGATGAAGCAAGCTTGTGAATCCGCTGCTGCGGATGCAGGGACAACTTGCGAGTTTAATGCGGAAATCGTGTATGCTTCCTATATGCATGATGATTCAGCGCCTATCGTACAGTTGACTAGCAGAGCGCTTGCAACGCTTGGTTTGACGGCTAAGACATTCCATTCCGGCGGGGGCAGCGACGCCAACATCTTTAATGGCATGGGGATTCCGACGGTAAACTTAGCCGTAGGATACCTGGAAATTCATACGGTCAAAGAACATATTGCGATTAGCGATTTGGTGAAAACGGCCGAATTGGTTGTAGCTCTTGTGAAAGAAGCTGCGAACGTTTAA
- a CDS encoding dihydrolipoamide acetyltransferase family protein, translating to MTQTNSRLTEVTVPHLAESLVSATIGKWLKQPGDYIEQYDVICELFTEKVNTEMPSPIEGKLVKIIVGDGETAAVGEAICLIEETVSGSAASAPAPSAPNHEAAALAEESDQSMRGRFSPAVHRIAQDNNVDLGRVAGTGLGGRITRKDVEQFIASGGATNPVSAPAPAATVQQPTAVSTPVAAQPDTQSANLPVRSSGIHLSANPQTPLIEAEGHSLDSRNEHFIDVTPIRNAIASRMKQSVTEIPHAWTMIEVDVTNLVVLRNKVKDEFMRREGINLTYLAFMLKAVVNAIKDYPIINSVWAVDKIIVKRDINISLSVGTEDSVMTPVIKKADQKNIAGLAREIDELTKKTRAGKLSLNDMVGGTFTVNNTGSFGSILSYPIINYPQAAIVTFESIVKKPVVIQDMIAVRSMVNLCLSLDHRILDGVICGRFLQRVKENLESYNADTKIY from the coding sequence ATGACGCAAACCAACAGCCGGCTTACCGAGGTTACTGTTCCGCATTTGGCGGAAAGCCTCGTCTCGGCTACAATCGGCAAATGGCTTAAGCAGCCTGGCGATTATATTGAACAATATGATGTGATCTGTGAGCTTTTCACTGAGAAAGTCAATACCGAAATGCCTTCTCCCATCGAAGGCAAACTGGTGAAAATCATCGTCGGCGACGGCGAAACAGCGGCTGTAGGCGAAGCGATTTGTTTGATAGAAGAGACCGTATCCGGCTCAGCAGCGTCGGCGCCAGCGCCGAGCGCGCCGAACCACGAAGCGGCTGCTCTTGCCGAAGAGAGCGATCAAAGCATGCGCGGGCGCTTCTCGCCAGCCGTTCATCGGATCGCGCAAGACAACAACGTTGATTTGGGACGCGTTGCTGGAACTGGACTTGGGGGCCGTATTACCCGCAAGGACGTCGAGCAATTCATCGCCTCCGGCGGTGCGACGAATCCAGTCTCTGCCCCGGCGCCAGCGGCGACAGTGCAGCAGCCGACTGCTGTAAGTACGCCAGTTGCCGCTCAGCCTGACACGCAATCGGCTAATCTGCCGGTTCGCAGCTCTGGCATTCATCTGTCAGCGAATCCACAGACGCCGCTGATCGAGGCAGAAGGCCATTCGCTTGACTCGCGAAATGAGCATTTCATCGATGTTACGCCTATTCGGAATGCCATCGCCTCACGAATGAAGCAAAGCGTCACAGAAATTCCGCATGCGTGGACGATGATTGAAGTGGATGTGACCAATCTCGTAGTGCTGCGGAACAAAGTGAAAGACGAATTTATGCGCCGCGAGGGCATTAATTTAACGTATTTGGCATTTATGCTGAAAGCCGTTGTCAATGCCATTAAGGATTATCCAATTATTAACTCGGTATGGGCTGTCGATAAAATTATCGTCAAACGTGATATTAATATTTCGTTGTCCGTAGGGACAGAAGATTCCGTGATGACGCCAGTTATCAAAAAAGCGGATCAAAAAAACATCGCCGGATTAGCCAGAGAGATTGATGAATTAACGAAGAAAACACGGGCGGGGAAATTATCGCTGAATGATATGGTGGGCGGAACATTTACGGTAAATAATACAGGCTCCTTTGGGTCGATTCTGTCTTATCCGATCATTAACTACCCGCAAGCAGCCATTGTGACCTTCGAATCGATTGTGAAGAAGCCTGTCGTTATTCAAGATATGATTGCTGTTCGTTCCATGGTGAACCTGTGTTTATCGCTCGATCACCGGATTCTGGATGGTGTCATCTGTGGACGGTTCCTGCAAAGAGTCAAAGAAAACTTGGAAAGCTATAATGCGGATACGAAGATTTATTAA
- a CDS encoding thiamine pyrophosphate-dependent dehydrogenase E1 component subunit alpha, whose product MSVSQLYKHQQLDLSDDEAIRMYKVMNLAQKYDERAFMLQRAGKIPFHVSGMGQYAGQVGMAFAMQAQKDYFLPYYRDYAFVLAVGMTVKDLMLAVFCKAEDVNSGGRQMAGHFGDKKNHIVTGSSPVTTQVPHAAGIALAAKMKKQNFATFVSFGEGSSNQGDFHEGCNFAGVHKLPVIFVCENNQYAISVPLHKQIAGKISDRALGYGFTGVQVDGSDVLEMYRVTKEARERAVRGDGPTLIEMVSYRLMPHSTSDDDMLYRTKEEVEQNRQKDGILKFKEYLMECDLWSDEQDRELQELQKQEINEATKYADLAPYPKPEDTLLHVYAEGDGN is encoded by the coding sequence ATGTCCGTTAGTCAACTTTATAAGCATCAACAATTAGATTTATCAGATGATGAAGCCATTCGTATGTATAAAGTGATGAACCTTGCTCAGAAATATGATGAGCGGGCTTTTATGCTGCAGCGTGCAGGCAAAATTCCTTTTCATGTCTCTGGTATGGGTCAATATGCAGGACAGGTAGGGATGGCTTTTGCCATGCAAGCTCAGAAGGATTATTTCCTGCCTTACTATCGTGATTATGCTTTCGTTCTGGCTGTGGGTATGACGGTGAAAGATTTAATGCTGGCTGTATTCTGCAAAGCGGAAGATGTGAACAGCGGCGGCCGTCAAATGGCCGGACATTTCGGCGATAAGAAAAATCATATCGTAACGGGGTCCTCCCCTGTGACGACGCAAGTGCCGCACGCCGCGGGTATCGCACTGGCTGCAAAAATGAAAAAACAAAATTTCGCAACGTTTGTTTCTTTCGGGGAAGGCTCCAGCAATCAGGGGGATTTCCATGAAGGCTGTAATTTTGCAGGTGTTCACAAGCTGCCTGTCATTTTCGTTTGTGAAAATAATCAATATGCGATTTCGGTTCCACTGCATAAGCAAATAGCCGGCAAAATTTCAGATCGTGCGCTAGGCTATGGTTTCACAGGGGTGCAGGTGGATGGCAGCGATGTGCTTGAAATGTATCGGGTTACCAAAGAAGCCAGAGAACGAGCGGTTCGCGGCGATGGACCTACGCTGATTGAGATGGTATCGTACCGCTTGATGCCGCACTCCACATCGGATGACGACATGCTGTACCGGACCAAAGAGGAAGTTGAGCAAAACAGGCAAAAAGACGGCATTTTGAAATTTAAGGAATACCTGATGGAATGCGACTTGTGGAGTGATGAGCAGGATCGTGAGCTGCAAGAGCTACAGAAACAAGAAATCAACGAGGCTACGAAGTATGCGGATCTTGCGCCGTATCCGAAACCGGAAGATACGCTTCTCCACGTTTATGCAGAAGGAGATGGCAACTAA
- a CDS encoding alpha-ketoacid dehydrogenase subunit beta, which translates to MAVITYLEAIRSAMQEEMQHDDNVFVLGEDVGKGGVLNTTKGLRDLFGEERVLDTPLAESAIVGVAIGAAMYGMKPIAEIQFADFIFPATNQILSEAAKIRYRSNNDWTCPIVIRAPYGATGAGALYHSQCPESVFFGTPGIKIVAPSNPYDAKGLLKAAIRDADPVLYFEHKKCYLALSADVPDDDYIVPIGKADVKRQGTDITVIAYGMVVNYALLAAEELAKEGISAHVLDLRTLQPLDKEAILEAAKKTGKVLIAHEDNKTGGVGAEVSAIIAEEMFFDLDAPIARLCGPDVPAVGSNPPMEKFFLLNADKLKDAMRQLAMF; encoded by the coding sequence ATGGCAGTCATTACTTATTTGGAAGCAATCCGCTCTGCTATGCAGGAGGAAATGCAGCACGATGACAATGTATTTGTTCTTGGTGAAGATGTAGGCAAGGGCGGCGTTCTCAACACGACCAAAGGTCTGCGCGATCTGTTCGGTGAGGAGCGTGTTCTCGACACTCCGCTGGCTGAATCTGCTATTGTTGGCGTGGCTATCGGAGCAGCCATGTATGGCATGAAGCCGATTGCCGAAATTCAGTTCGCGGATTTCATCTTCCCGGCGACGAATCAAATTCTGAGCGAAGCCGCCAAAATTCGCTATCGTTCCAACAATGACTGGACGTGCCCGATTGTCATTCGTGCGCCTTACGGAGCAACTGGTGCAGGAGCGCTCTATCACTCACAGTGCCCAGAGTCGGTTTTCTTCGGCACGCCAGGAATCAAGATCGTAGCGCCTTCGAATCCTTATGATGCCAAGGGGCTGCTTAAGGCGGCTATTCGCGATGCGGATCCTGTGCTGTACTTCGAGCACAAGAAGTGCTATTTGGCGCTTTCAGCGGACGTGCCGGATGACGATTACATCGTTCCGATCGGCAAGGCTGACGTGAAGCGACAAGGGACGGACATCACCGTTATTGCGTACGGGATGGTCGTGAACTACGCCCTGCTCGCAGCCGAAGAGCTCGCCAAGGAAGGGATTTCGGCCCATGTGCTTGATCTTCGGACTTTGCAGCCGCTGGACAAAGAGGCTATTCTGGAAGCCGCGAAGAAAACAGGTAAAGTGCTTATTGCTCATGAAGATAACAAAACTGGCGGGGTTGGCGCGGAAGTATCAGCCATCATCGCCGAAGAGATGTTCTTTGACTTGGATGCGCCGATTGCCAGACTCTGTGGACCGGACGTTCCTGCTGTAGGCAGCAACCCGCCAATGGAGAAGTTCTTCCTGCTTAATGCAGATAAGCTGAAGGATGCTATGCGTCAGCTTGCTATGTTCTAA
- the lpdA gene encoding dihydrolipoyl dehydrogenase produces MSEHRYDVVVLGGGIGGYTAAIRAAQLGKTVAVVEREKLGGTCLHQGCIPSKALLRSAEVFATMQKSEEYGITAESVELKFDLVLARKGRIVDQLHQGLQFLMKKNKITVHAGNGRIIGPSIFSPRSGAVSVEKEDGDIETLLSSNLIIATGSRPRSLPGLTIDGTHILTSEDALRMEELPKSIIIVGGGVIGVEWASMLRDFGVEVTIVELDKRLVALEDADISKELERLFKKRGINLVTGAKVIAESVKIEAGSVTLQADKQGEIVELKADKVLVSVGRMANIEGIGLENTDIKIDKGVIRVNSFMQTSESHIYAVGDVIGGLMLAHMAGHEGILAAEHIAGQTPHELQTHLVSKCTYTRPEIANVGWTEQQAIDLGHKVKVGKFSFKAIGKALVYGDTDGFVKVVADSETNDILGVHMIGPSVTNSITEAALAQVLNATPWEVGQTIHPHPTLSEALGEAMLAVDGIAISG; encoded by the coding sequence ATGAGTGAACATAGATATGATGTTGTTGTACTAGGTGGAGGCATAGGAGGATACACCGCGGCAATCAGGGCTGCACAACTTGGGAAGACGGTTGCCGTTGTTGAACGTGAGAAGCTTGGAGGCACATGTTTGCATCAAGGCTGCATACCGAGCAAAGCGCTTCTTCGCAGTGCAGAAGTGTTCGCAACGATGCAAAAAAGCGAGGAATACGGAATTACAGCTGAGTCCGTTGAACTCAAATTTGATCTTGTTTTGGCGCGCAAAGGGCGGATTGTGGATCAGCTTCATCAGGGGCTGCAATTCTTGATGAAGAAAAATAAAATCACCGTGCACGCCGGCAATGGCCGGATTATTGGTCCTTCGATCTTTTCTCCGCGCAGCGGGGCTGTTTCAGTGGAGAAGGAAGATGGCGATATCGAAACTCTGCTTTCCAGCAATTTGATTATTGCCACTGGTTCGAGACCAAGAAGCTTACCAGGACTTACGATTGACGGGACCCATATTTTGACGAGTGAAGATGCTTTGCGAATGGAAGAACTGCCGAAGTCGATTATTATCGTTGGTGGAGGCGTCATTGGGGTGGAATGGGCATCCATGCTGCGTGATTTTGGCGTTGAGGTTACGATTGTTGAGCTGGACAAGCGGTTGGTTGCTTTGGAAGATGCGGATATCTCTAAGGAACTGGAACGTTTGTTTAAGAAGCGGGGCATTAACCTAGTAACGGGTGCCAAAGTCATTGCAGAATCGGTCAAGATTGAAGCTGGATCGGTTACCCTGCAAGCGGACAAGCAAGGTGAAATCGTTGAACTGAAAGCAGATAAAGTGCTTGTATCTGTAGGACGAATGGCGAATATTGAGGGGATTGGACTGGAGAATACGGATATTAAAATTGATAAAGGCGTTATTCGAGTGAACTCCTTTATGCAAACTTCAGAGTCGCATATTTATGCGGTTGGAGATGTTATTGGCGGACTCATGTTAGCGCACATGGCTGGCCATGAAGGGATTTTGGCTGCCGAGCATATTGCCGGCCAAACACCTCATGAACTCCAAACCCATCTCGTTTCAAAATGTACCTATACAAGACCAGAGATTGCTAATGTTGGCTGGACGGAGCAGCAAGCCATTGATTTGGGGCACAAAGTGAAAGTTGGCAAATTCAGTTTCAAAGCGATAGGGAAAGCACTGGTCTATGGCGATACGGATGGTTTCGTGAAAGTCGTTGCCGATAGCGAAACGAATGATATTCTGGGTGTGCACATGATTGGGCCGAGTGTGACCAACAGTATTACGGAAGCGGCTCTTGCCCAAGTGCTGAATGCTACGCCATGGGAAGTTGGACAAACGATTCATCCGCACCCCACATTGTCGGAAGCGCTGGGCGAAGCGATGCTAGCCGTGGATGGGATTGCAATTAGCGGATAA